The following proteins come from a genomic window of Paenibacillus sp. CAA11:
- a CDS encoding response regulator transcription factor yields MKRILLVEDDDNLVFGIEYTLTSEGYNVVLADSIAEARKVIKTEAVDLILLDVNLPDGSGYDLCREIRSVSHIPIIILTALDEEANIVAGLDLGADDYMTKPIRTKELLSRMKAVLRRNHNNPKHEVNRWISDAIEVRILEGTVLKNNEEVLLTGLEYRLLLMLMTHSKQICSRSAILNSLWDLSGEFIDDNTLSVHVRRLREKIEDVPAAPKYITTVRGVGYKWNTDVVGR; encoded by the coding sequence ATGAAACGAATTTTACTGGTTGAAGATGATGATAATTTGGTGTTTGGCATCGAATATACCCTAACAAGTGAAGGATATAACGTTGTTCTAGCCGATAGCATAGCAGAAGCAAGAAAGGTAATTAAGACCGAGGCTGTTGATCTAATTTTGCTGGATGTGAATCTACCTGACGGGTCAGGATATGACCTGTGTAGGGAGATCCGGTCAGTGTCTCACATTCCCATCATCATCCTAACTGCTTTGGATGAGGAGGCAAATATTGTTGCCGGTCTCGACTTGGGGGCAGATGATTACATGACCAAGCCCATTCGGACTAAAGAGCTTCTCTCTAGAATGAAAGCCGTATTGAGACGTAATCATAATAATCCTAAGCATGAAGTGAATAGATGGATTTCTGACGCTATTGAAGTTCGAATTCTCGAAGGGACTGTTCTCAAAAACAATGAAGAAGTTTTGTTGACAGGCCTTGAATATCGATTGTTATTGATGCTAATGACTCATTCAAAACAAATTTGCAGCAGAAGTGCCATTCTTAACAGTCTGTGGGATCTGTCCGGAGAATTCATTGATGATAACACCCTCTCCGTTCATGTTAGAAGGTTAAGAGAGAAGATTGAAGATGTTCCTGCTGCACCGAAATATATCACTACGGTTCGAGGGGTTGGATACAAATGGAATACAGATGTTGTAGGGCGATAA
- a CDS encoding ABC transporter permease has product MISWRDVLNEQDAGFNYHDRVEELAQAKNDTMTLSILLYGFIGVIVLIAFLNIVNTVSTNLILRTKEFTVLKAIGMTQSEVRKMILLEGIFHGLFTAVIGIIIGTALDYGIHDLFSGAWDTAWVIPWYSIAIAFAGAIITTLVATFWPMYRLNKLSIVDALRREN; this is encoded by the coding sequence ATGATATCGTGGAGGGACGTACTAAATGAACAAGATGCCGGATTTAACTACCATGATCGAGTAGAGGAGCTAGCCCAAGCCAAAAACGACACCATGACTCTCAGTATCCTGCTTTACGGTTTTATCGGCGTTATTGTGTTAATTGCATTTTTGAACATCGTAAATACAGTAAGCACGAATCTTATACTTCGAACGAAAGAGTTTACAGTTCTTAAGGCCATCGGTATGACTCAGTCTGAAGTGAGGAAAATGATCCTTTTAGAAGGGATTTTCCATGGTTTGTTTACTGCTGTCATCGGAATTATTATCGGGACGGCGCTGGATTACGGGATACATGATCTTTTCTCAGGTGCTTGGGACACAGCTTGGGTGATCCCGTGGTACAGTATAGCCATAGCTTTCGCAGGTGCGATCATTACGACGCTTGTCGCCACGTTTTGGCCAATGTACAGGTTGAATAAACTTAGCATCGTTGATGCGCTGCGGAGAGAGAATTAA
- a CDS encoding helicase: protein MSIEKEKIYPNCPIINRIVEVGGFKKSELVEKLQEHSIQLNEYGERLLNDGKFTTSETRYSLQTVELAVRDLGFSDGAVTAQIFKKANEVGLKLCPLELGPYLRLQYLDQPEGHLGNPIKQHQAPAGSITIASEMLSEDHDFPKGFYLRRMNGVLWLRGYIADDLHIWSPDDHFIFCQK, encoded by the coding sequence CTGAGTATTGAAAAAGAGAAGATATACCCTAACTGCCCAATTATAAACAGAATAGTAGAGGTTGGGGGCTTTAAGAAGTCGGAACTTGTCGAGAAATTGCAAGAACACTCTATTCAGTTAAATGAGTATGGTGAGAGACTATTAAATGATGGGAAATTTACGACTTCCGAAACAAGGTATAGCCTGCAGACCGTTGAACTAGCCGTTAGAGACCTTGGTTTTTCGGATGGAGCTGTCACGGCTCAAATCTTTAAGAAGGCGAATGAAGTTGGTTTGAAATTATGCCCGCTCGAACTGGGACCCTACCTACGATTGCAGTATCTGGACCAGCCTGAAGGCCATTTGGGGAATCCAATTAAGCAACACCAGGCTCCAGCGGGTTCCATTACCATAGCATCGGAAATGTTGTCCGAAGATCATGATTTTCCGAAAGGCTTCTACCTTAGACGAATGAACGGCGTCTTGTGGCTGCGTGGATATATTGCTGATGATTTGCATATTTGGAGTCCTGATGACCATTTTATCTTTTGCCAGAAGTGA